A segment of the Bacteriovorax sp. PP10 genome:
AGAAATCTCATCTATTTTAAGTCAGCAATAAATAAACTCCCTCTTGTTGATTAAAATTATCAGCAAGAGGGATATTTGATAGTTACTTGCATTTTCATCATCTTATCTAGATAAAATCTAACCAAATCCCATTTTCCATTGGACCTGGAACCTTAAAAAAATGCTATAATAAACCTATGGCGCTTATACGAGTGCTATAAAAGGAATTTATTATGAGTGAGAGCTGTTCACACGATCACGGAGTTGGTCACCACGATCACAATCACACTATCGAGTATGATCCAAAAAATACCGCCTTCAAACGCGTCCTTTGGATTTCACTTATTCTAAACTTCGGAATGTTTTTCGTTGAACTTATTTACGGAGTTCTTTCCGGCTCATTATCACTTCGCGCTGATGCCATCGATTTTTTAGGTGATGGAACAAATTATTTCGTCACACTTTTTATTTTAAACTCGGCCATTCAAACGAAAGCAAAAGTCTCATTAGCTAAGGCCTTTTTTATGATTGGTTTCGGAGCATGGATTTTGGTTGAAGCGACAATGAGATTTTTTTCTCATCAAGTCCCCGAATCATCCATCATGAGCTGGGTAGGATTTGCAGCTCTTTTAGTAAATGCTTTTTGTGTTCTTTTATTATACAAATTTAAAGACGGCGACAGTAACATGCAGTCCATCTGGTTGTGCTCTAGAAACGATGCTATCGGGAACGTGGCCGTTATTGGGGCCGCGGGAATGGTCTACTGGCTTGGAACTCAATGGCCCGATTTAGTGGTCGCTATATTTATGGCCGGTTTAGCTGTGCACTCAGGTTTTCAAATCATCCGCTCAGCTAGGAATGAATTGACTCATGGCCACCACACAGGTAAACCAAAGCTCAAAGAACATAAGCATGGTGCCAGCTGTAACCATGATCATTAAAGACTAGAGTGTATGGTAAAAAAACTTCATCAATCAGGCCTGAAGCTAACAGGTATTGCTCCTAATATTCTTCTTACTCACGTTATCAATACGGCACCTTTTTTATTTGCCGGTGAATTGGATACGAGCGGACCAGAGCGCGAGTTTTTAGCAAAACTCGTGTTCTACAAAAAGAATTTAAACGCTCTAAAAAATATCGACCTGACAGAATACTTTCATATTTGTATGGCCGCTCATTGGACGACAGCAGGAACATTTGTTCCAACTGACGTCGACAACCAAATCCGTGAAGGACTTTGGAAACACTCTGATATCAAAAAAAATATCGAAAGAATGGCGAAACTTACGATCGCTTCATGGACTTGGGATTACGAACAAGTCACAAATAGAAAATCATACAACCCTGAGCGCGGACAAGTGATGAGTACGCACGAAGGAACATGGTTGTCTGTGGCCATCGGTGCCTATAATGCTTTGATGAAGAATAAACTTTTTGATCTGGCAAAAGATGTGGCCGACGTTATTCTTGCTGAAGCTGATAAAGAAGAAAAACTTTTATTAGAGCTTCAGGAAAAAAGAGATCACGTAAATTTTCTTAGATCGTCAGCTCTAATGGCCCACAACTTCGGCGACCTTGATCGAGTGATTGATCAATGGGAAATGCCGGAAGACGATGCTTTTAGAAAACGCATTTATAAGTTAGGCCATAAACTTAACGACGCTCAAAACCCAATTCTTGTTTTCACCGGACAAGTTAATAAAGCATTCTGTTCAGTTGAAAACCACCGTCACATGTCGATGAGACAACCAAAATGTCTTCGTCGTTCAAATAAATTTTTAATTCCAGTTGGACCATTCATGGACAAGTGGGGAAGAGATTTAGGAGAGTCCAAGAATCTCACGTTAGATGAGAAAGGCGAGATCATTGCGGCCTTCGTAGAAGGTTTTAAACGCCAGGATACAGCACTTGGGTATGTTCGTGCTTATCATGGATTGTTGAGTAAATTACCTAATGGACTTGAATCTCTTGAGCAGAATCTTTCATACGATTTCGTACAAGAATTAAAAACATCAAAGTTTGGTGAGCTCGCAAAAATTTCTGAAGAAGAGATGATAGCGGATTACAAAAAACGTTTGGATGACTTCATTTGTCCAGTAACCAATATGAAATTCTAATGGAGTCGCATTTGCATTAATCTTATTGATTGCCTGAAAAAAGTTTTTTCGGGGCAAGAAAGGAGATTTGTATGTCACTCAAAGCGTGGTCCAGTTCACTAACTCCCGGTAGAGCAGTACCAGAAAATTATATTTTTAATGGTATGGGATGCTCGGGAAAAAATATTTCACCTCCCATTGAATGGAAAGATGCCCCTGCAGACACCAGAAGTTTTGCAGTCACTGTCTTTGATCCAGATGCCCCTCAAGCTGGGGGATGGTGGCATTGGGCAGTCGTGAATATCCCTCCTGAAGTCCATCTATTACCTGAAGGCGCTTCAACTAACGACGCTCTTCCAGAGGGCGCAGTCGAAGTTGAAACTGATTTCGGAATAAAACATTACGGTGGCCCTTGCCCGCCAAAAGGAGATCGTCCACACCATTACATTTTTACGGTGTACGCTCTGAAAAATAGACAAGTGCCAGTCACGCCCCATTCGACGCCCGCTAGCATTAAAAAGCTCCTTGAGCAGGATTATTTAGATAAAGCGAGCTTTACAGTTGAGTATGGCCGAAAGTGAGATGTGAAATTGATGATTTACGTTTTTATAAGCGATTGAAGCTTACACCTGATTCTGGTAAAGTAGACCTATGAGTTATAAAGCTTTAATCCATTTTCAAATCTCTTCTCGCAAAACGATCGCACTATAAGTTCGACTGGGCCTTATTAACCTCAGTCACCCCATACATTGAATCTCTCTTAACCCCTAACAACAGGAAGTCCGTATGTACGACGATGTGATTTTACTCACAGAGCGCGACTACTTAAGAATTAGACACATTCTTAGTACTCAAAACTCTGATGATTTCGAAAACTTAGAAATTGAAATTGAACGCGCAAAAATTATTGAAGAAAAGGAAATTCCTTCGGACTTAGTTCGAATGAATACGACTGTAAGATTCATGACTCTTCAAGATGAAAAAGAAATGAAGCTCACGCTGGTTTTTCCAGAGGACGCAAATTTCTCTGAAGGAAAAATTTCTATTCTTGCTCCACTAGGATCAGCATTGATTGGTCTGCGAGTGAACCAGGAAATTAACTGGATGTTTCCGGATGGAAAAACGAAAACGATTAAAATTTTAGAAGTTCTCTAAAATGATTTTGCCAGACTTGGAGAGGACTCTGAGTCTGGCGGATTTGTTCCTATGCTTATCAATACTTGATTTCACTTCCCCAATCATATTAATAATAAGAAGAGATTAGATTCCTCCTTGTTTTGTTTATCTTTGCAATTTTACATGGAAATAGCGTTGATTGATAAATACGTCAAAATGACGTATAATGAGGAAGTCCTGTGTATAAAGTTGATTTTACTTTAGTTGATAAAGATCTTTCGAGGTTGCCAAAATATATAAGAGACAAAGCTTATGAGTGGGCAGGCTCTGTTGAGTATGCAGGTTTGGAAGAGATGAGAAAGAAGCCTGGGCTTCATGATGAACCCTTAAAGGGAAGATTGGCAGGACTAAGATCAGTGAGATTAAATCGTGCCTATAGACTTATTTATAAATTAGAAAAAGAAGCTATCATCCACGTTATTGTTATTGAGGTAAATAAACATGAATACTAAATCAACTACCAGATTCGGAATCAAAAATTTTGAAGCTAAGTTTGGTAAATTAACAATCGCCAGAATGTTAGAGGCACACCGCCTGGCAGATGAAATATCATTAAAGGATATGGCCAAAAAATTAGGAATGTCTCCTTCGAGTCTTTGCGATTTAGAAAAAGGTAGACGAATTCCAACACCCAAGAGGGCAGCAGCTTTAGCTAAAAAATTAGGAGTATCGGAAAAATTTTGGATTCAAACTTCCCTGCAAGACCAATTAGACAAGCAGGGATTCGATTTGAAAGTATCAGTAGCTTAAATTAATAAACGAAATTCTTATGAATATACTCAACAGTCTTCTTCACATTTTCTTCAGGAGTCTGTTGAAGCACCCCATGCCCAAGACCACAAATCCAACGATCAAGATTTTTAAGATCTTTAAGCGGTTCCCAGAATTGAGCAAGTTTTTGCTCAACTAGAGGCCATTCATAGTGAAGGTAGCTCGGATCAAAGTTCCCTTGAATCATGTAATCGTTCCCAAGCGTCTTTAGCGCTGTCGGAAGCGACATTCTCCAGTCAATCCCAAGCACATCAATATTCTTATCTTCAATCGACTGAAGGTAATCAAGGTGAGTTAACTTAGAGTAGTAAACAACTTTCTTAGTTGGATGACGTTTCTTAAATTCCGCCGTCACTTTACGAAGCACTGGAAGAATAAATTCTTTAAAGTCGGGAAGAGTTAATTCCCCAACTGCTGTATCAAATAAACAAACAGCGTCCGCTCCACCTTCAGCTTGAAGAGACATCTCTTCAATCAGGTTTGTGAATAATAATTCACAGAACCCTTGCCAGCGTCCATCGTAGAATCCTTTTTTAGAACTCGTTAAGTTCCCAGCATGAGATCCTTCAACAGCGTATGTATAAAGAGTCCATGGTGCTCCAACAAAACCTAGTAGAGATTTAGTTTGCGGAAGAGCAGCACGAAGAAGCACAGTCGCTTCTTTTTGAAAGTTAAAATAGTTTCTCGGTTCAGCTAGAAGCTTACAGTTTTTTAAATCAGCAATCGATTCAAGTTTAAACTTCAAAATCGGGCCTGGATTATAAGTTAACCCCAGTCCCATTTGCTCTAGAGGAAATAAAAGGTCCGAAAACAAAATAGCAGCATCAAAGTTAAAATCGTTGATTGGCCCCATTGTGATTTCACAAGCAAGCTTTGGATCCTTACACATTGTCATGAAGTCAGAATCTTTTTTGATGTTCTGATAATGAGAGTGGTAACGGCCTGCCTGGCGCATGAACCACACCGGCACTTGAGTTTTGTTGTCAGCTGTCTTTAAACGATCATTGAATAATCCCATTTCTTAATCCTTAATATCTATTGAACAATTAATTTATAACCAATACTTCTTATACTTTGAATTTCTAAACTCTTTTTCGAATCAGTCTCACACCATTTACGAAGCTTAACGATATAGTTATCAACTGTTCTGTTTGATGGAAATTTATCTTCCCCCCAAATCTTTTCAATAATCTCTTCGCGGTCAACAGCTTCATTTTTCTTTGTGTAGAGTAATTCTAAAATCGCGCACTCTTTTTGAGACAGCGATAAAATATCACCTTGAGCATCCTGAACTTCATAACGCTTAAACCAGATCTTTAAAGGACCGTGGTTAATCTCTTCAGGAAGTTTGCTAATCTCACTTTGAGACGAAAGGATTCTATTTAATCTTAAAATCAATTCCTTCAAAGCAAACGGCTTTGTAATATAGTCGTCAGCTCCAATTTCCAATCCTTCCACTTTCGTTTCCGGATCATTCAGCGCTGATAAAAATAGCAACACAAAATCTTTTCTTATTTTTCTAAATTCGCGGGCCAGGTCAAGTCCATTGCCATCAGGCAAACCGATATCCATTAAAATGACACCCGGTTTTTGTGAAGCAAAAAGCTCACGAGCAGTTTTAGCGTCCTTTGCCCAAAAACATCCATGCCCTAAACCTTTCAGGTATTCAGACAGGGTTATCCCTAAATTTTCTTCATCTTCAACAATGAGGATATTAAGCATTGATTTCCTCACTACGTTTAAATGTTAAATCAAACTGCAATCCACCGGCACGGGGAGTGACTGTTAAATCACCATCCATCTTCTCCAGAAGTTTCTGACTTAAATAAAGTCCGATTCCAGATCCCTTCGTTGAGTTGTGCTTGTAAAAAATCGTCCCAAGTTTTTCAAGTTCACCTTTAAACTCACCATGATCAAAATAAGAAAATTTAAGAACTTTCTTATCTTCAGTGATTTTAATTTGAATCTTCTTACTTGTTGTATGAATTCGAGTGTTCTCTAAAAGATTTTTCATAATCAACTGTAGGGCGAATTCATCCACTTCAATTGACCCCAGCGTATCATTAGCGATAATTTCCACTTCATGATCAGGAACCCAGGTCTTAGCAAGTTTCTTGATGAAAGGAACTAATGATAGGGAAGTGAGATTTAATTCACCACCGCGCTCAATTCTAGACAACTGCAGGATTTTATCCATTTGAGTTTCAAGTTTGGCCGTATCATCAATCAATCTTCCAATTAATTTATCTAAAGTCGGATCATTCTTTGATTCTAGAATTTCGTTGATCACTTCACCTTGAAGCCTGATGCTCGCTAGCGGAGTTTTTAATTCATGAGTAAGTGAAGCAAAAAACGCCTGAAGCGATTTTGTCTTCCCTTGGTCTTTTAAATAAAGAATTAAAAGCGAAAATGAAAGCAGCATAAGCAATACGAGAAAGCTTCCACCTTCCCATGCCAGCATTTTTGTAATTCTTGGACGATCCGCGTGTCCTAAAAAACTCTCAAAGTTGATCATGACATAAACCCACCACGCACCAATCAAAAGCAGAACTCCCGCCCACAAAAGTGAGAGCGTAAAGAGCATCTTCGATGAATTGTTAAATGGGTTCTTCTTAATCATTATAGTTTGAAGTCCAGTCTCTTCGCCAGATCTGCCACAACACTATCATCGTGAGCTAAACTCACAAATCCAACTTCGTAAGCATTTGGTGCCAGATAAATCCCGCGCTCTAACATCACTTCAAAAAGCTTATTAAAGTTTTCTGTAAGGTTTGCTGGAATATCAGAGATCTTTGTTACGTTATCTTTTGGAACAATCCAAAATAGTGAAGAGTATGTTGTCACTTGGAACATTGCGAATTCACCATTGTTATATGACTTCATCCAGTTCGTAAGTAATGTCGTAATCTTTTTTGTTTGCTCTTCAATTTTTTTATAAGCTTCAGGAGTCATCTGCTTTAATGTTGAAAGACCACCAACCATTGCTAGTGGGTTAGCTGACAACGTTCCCGCTTGGTAAACTTTTCCAATGGGAGCAAGGTGTTCCATAATAAACTTAGAAGCTCCAATCGCTCCCACTGGTAAACCACCACCGATGATTTTTCCAAGAGTCACGATATCAGGTTTAATCCCTGTCACTTCTGCCATTCCACCGAAAGCAACACGGAAACCAGAAATAACTTCATCAAAAATTAAAAGTGATTTGTTCGCTGTCGTAATATCGCGAAGGAATTGTAAAAATTCTTTCGGTTGAACCATCAGACCATTGTTAGCTGGAAGAGGCTCGATAATGATGGCCGCGATTTGATCTTTGTGATCAATAAAGCATTGTTTTAATCCGGCGATGTCGCCAAGTTCTAAAATCAGTGTATCGTGAGCAACACCTTCTGGAACACCAGCAGATGAAGCTTCAGCTTCTCCAGCAAGACCAGATCCAGCTTTAATCAGCATTGAATCAACGTGCCCGTGGTAGCAGCCATTGAACTTAATAATTTTGTTTCTTCCTGTTACTCCACGAGCAAGGCGAAGCGCTGTCATAACAGCTTCAGTCCCAGAGTTCACAAAACGAAGTTGCTCAACGTGAGGCAGGCGAGAGATCAGGTATTCAGCAAGCTCTAATGAATAAGGCTCGCATGCTCCGTAACTCCATCCACGAGTTAATCCTTCTTGAAGAGCTTTTTCAACGATAGGATTTCTATGTCCTAAAATCATCGGTCCAAAACTCATACAAAAGTCGACATAACTTTTATCTTCAACGTCGTAAATATAGGCACCTTCAGCGCGCTTAAAAAAGCGGGGAGTGCTTGTTAATCCCTTAAAGCTTCTAACCGGCGAGTGAACTCCACCTGGAACAAGCGTTTTAGATTTTGTAAAAAGATCAGTTTGAATATTGCTCATATGTAATCCTTAAGATTGGGTCCATGACTTGAACTCTTCCATTCCGGCCATCGGAAAGACTTCAATGCCATTTGATTTAAATAAGTCGTATGTTTTTCCAATTCCACAAGCGTGAAATTTAGATTTAATTTCCGGAAAACGATTCACGTAAGCTTCGTATTGGAAAAAACTTGTCCAATAAAAAACTTCAGTCTTTAAAATTTCAGATTTAAATTCTTCTGAAACAGTTTCGTTAATTTCTCTTTTATAACAAGCAATCACTTCAGCATCAGTTAAAGTACTTTTCGCTTCATCATTAGATAAAACAATTAAAGGTGCTTTAGTGTCGACCATTAAAGAAACCGCATGAGAGGCACGAAGGTTTTGAACTTCTTCATCACCAATAGCGTCTGCAGTCGCATTTACCCAGTACCCAAGAGCGGCCAGGTCTTTCATGGTTTTTGTTCCTGCGGCCCAAACAGACCCAGGGTTACTTCCAGAAATAGCGTCCAGGCAGTACTTACTTGTAATATAAAGATTAAGCCCCTGATCTAATGTCACTTGAATATTCTTTTTAGAAATCAATTCATCATTAGTAGGGTGCCCGTTAAAAACTTTTGGAGCAGTAAAAAAAGCAGGGAGGTTACGTCCTTCAAGTTCAATAAATGAAATTTCTACTCCATCCAGATTTCCATGATGGTTATGAAGGAAGAATTCACCTTTCGCACTTTCAAGTTTACGAACATTTATTCCAACAGCAAGGTGACATCCACCTCCGTATTCATTAAATGCTTTTCTCTCACGGGCCACTTCTTCTTTTGTTTTTTGATCGATCATAAGCGCAAGCTTTCTATGAAGCTCACCACCATCAGAGCGCTCAGATTTTGTTTCAATCGCTAAAGCTCCCTGAGAAGCTGACGAAGTGAACACCGATTGTGGAAGAATCATAAAGTTGATTCCATCCAGAAGTCTTTTTAACTCCTCTAATGAAGAAGGAGTCAGAGCAAGTCTTTCAATCCCGGGAAGAGCTAAAGTAATCGCATCGTATTCACCATCTCTTAGTTTCTGAATACGTGTATTGATATTTCCACGAAGCATTTTTGTTTTAACAACAGCGTTTTTTCCTTTCGGTAAAAACTCAGCAAGATTTTTTTCAAGGTTTACAACTCGTCTTGGTGACGATGTCCCAACGATAAACTCTGTTCTGTTTTTAATTGTAGGAATGGTTTCGTTTTTAATGAGTAAAATATCGTGAGCAAAAGTTCTTTTTGTAACGGCCGCAAGAGTGATGCCTTCAGGGCGAATAGATCCTAAGTCTTTATATGAGTGAACAACAAGATCCACTTCACCTTTAAGGAGTGCTTCATCCAATTCTTTAGTGAAGAAGTTATTTCCTTCCATCTGCCAAAGAGGTTGAGAGGTTTGAATATCGCCTTGAGTTTTAATCGTGACTAACTCGAAAGTGTCGCCAGTGATTTTTTCTAATTGATCTTTAACTTGTCCGCATTGAGTAAGTGCCAGAAGGCTTCCGCGGGTTCCGATTTTATAATGAGTAGGCAAAATGTAACTCCTCCCAATCAAATGGTGTGCTGGATAAAATAGGTGTTCCGCGCTTTTGCGCTAAGTGAAGAATGGCATTCTTCGCTTTATTCACCTTTTCCATCTTTTCGATATTGAGCTTCGCACTTTGTCTGAAAATATCTTCCAGACGAAGGACGCCGTCTCTTTCTGTGAGATTAGTTTCTATCACAGAGGGAGAGCCTAGATCAATAAAGAGCTTCATTTGTTGAGTCAGAGTTTCAAGAAAATTGAGACCGAAAAACTTTGAAAAGAAAATATCATCGAATAAAACGTCGTTTGCACCAATAGTATTTACGATAAAAGGAAACTTCGCATACGTGTCTTTGTCGCCCCAGCCAATAGCTTCCAGGCCGTATGCTGCACTAAGCTCAGCAACGCGTTCGTTGTTTCTAGCAGAGATGAAAACATTATGTTTTTTCTTAAGCAGTTTAATTAAGTCTTCAGCAAGAGTCCCAGATCCTAAAACAAGAACATCGCCATCGTTAACAGCGCTGTGAATTAGTTTTCTAGCGATCCCTGCGTAAGTAAGCTGACCAATCTCAGTTAAATGATCAGTGCGGACTTTTTTATTGTCCTGGAAAAGTTTTTCCAGAATCGACATGACATGTGTATTTCTCTCAGGAGTCTTTAAAAATTCCTGATAAGCATCTTTAAATTGACCGACCACTTCATACTCAGCAACAACTTCCGAACGAAGCCCACAAATTGTTTCAAGTAAAAAAACGTAAGCATCCTGTCCTTCGAAAATATCTGTAATGACATCTTCTCTAAGAGCATTATCTCTTAAATGTAAAAACGGAGCTTCACCAACGCCCATAATTAGGGTACGCTGGCACGTCTTCAATACGAACACGTCACCCTTAGATGGGTTAGCATGCGAATTGGCCTTGAGGTTAATGACGGTTAAATTTTTAATCATAAGTCTTAACTAGTTATAACTCCCGCTACACGCCGATTTGTCATAAAAGTGTAGGTTTTATCATTTTTTATTATCAGAATTTTTGTGTTATTGTTTGGGCCTATGAACATATTTCAGAGAATCAGTTACCCCTTAAAGCAGGCTTTTTTAGCCTTTGATAGGAAAGTAGACGGATCTATTAGTTTTTTCGTGAAACATTACGGTAAAAGCAAATTTATGATCGCCATGTCTAAGAAGGCCCAGTATCTGGGTCTCGAAAAACTTTGGTATAAAGGACCGAAGGCCTTCGTATATTTCTTTTTGTTTTATTTAGTGCGTGACACCATTCTTTATATTCTTATTCCGATCTTTTTTGCCCGTATAGCTACAAATTAATTTTGTCAGTCTATTCAAACAGTTCTATTCTTTAACGTATTTTATTTTTTTGGTTCATTCCAACGGGAGAAGTCATGGAATTAATGTTCAGTCCTAAAGAAATTTTAAATAGAGGTATCGGTCTTACTTTTGACGATGTTCTACTAGTGCCAAGATACTCAGAAATTTCTTCAAGAAAGCACCCAGTGCTTAAAACACAAATTACAAAAAACTTTACGATCGACCTGCCGGTGATTACGGCCAATATGGATACGATTACTGAAACAGAAATGGCCTGTGCAATGGCGCAAATGGGAGGGATTGGATCTCTTCACCGTTTCATGACAGAAGCTGAACAAGTGGCGATGGTAAAAAACATCCAAGCTTATATGAAAGAAAAAAATCTTAAGACTCCAATCGCTGCAAGCATTGGTGTGAAAGAAGAAGGGATGAAACGTGCTGATCTTCTGGTTGAAGCAGGTGTTCAGATCATCACTTTAGATATCGCTCACGGCGACTCTATAATGATGCTGGAAACTCTGGACTACTTAAAAAGAAGATTCCCACAAGTCGATGTTATCGCCGGAAACGTTGCAACAGCTGACGGAGTAAAACGCATGATCGACCGCGGAGCTGACGCTGTAAAAGTTGGTATCGGGCCCGGATCAATGTGTACGACAAGAATCATCACAGGACATGGTGTTCCTCAGCTTTCAGCAATCGCTCTTGCGGTTTCAGTTGCAAGCAAACACGGAATCCCGGTTATCGCTGATGGTGGATTAAAAAATTCTGGAGATATCGTAAAAGCACTTTGTGCTGGAGCTTCTTCTGTAATGGTTGGATCACTAGTCTCAGGAACTCTTGAAACTCCAGGTGAGTTAAAAGGTGGAATGAAACAATATAGAGGAATGGCATCAAAGGCCGCTCAAGTTTCATGGAGAGGGGACATGCCTCAAGGTATGGCCGCTGAAGGTGAATCAACTCAAATCCCATGCAAAGGATCAGTAACAAATGTTATTGAAGAATTAATGGGAGGACTTCGTTCTGGTATGACTTATATTGGTGTAGATAATATCGCAGCAATGTCTGAAGCAGGACTTTTCATTCAGATGACGGCATCTGGAATGAGTGAATCTAAACCTCACGGAGTTCGCTAGTCATGGATATTTCCAAGCTGATTAAACTTTCAAAAATGGGAGGCTTTTTTGGAGGCATTCCCAATTTCTTTGATAACTTCAAAGAGATGGAAGAAATCGTTTTAAGCTATCCAAAATTAAAAGATCGTTTAGGAAATAAAGAAGACGATACTGAAAAAGCATTAAAATGCTTAAAAGAAATCAGATCGGAGTTATCACTTCCTTTTCTAAAAGGTTTTGAGAAATTTTTAGATGCTTCGCTAGGACAAATCTACGACGGAATTAATTTCAACG
Coding sequences within it:
- a CDS encoding Rossmann-fold NAD(P)-binding domain-containing protein, which produces MIKNLTVINLKANSHANPSKGDVFVLKTCQRTLIMGVGEAPFLHLRDNALREDVITDIFEGQDAYVFLLETICGLRSEVVAEYEVVGQFKDAYQEFLKTPERNTHVMSILEKLFQDNKKVRTDHLTEIGQLTYAGIARKLIHSAVNDGDVLVLGSGTLAEDLIKLLKKKHNVFISARNNERVAELSAAYGLEAIGWGDKDTYAKFPFIVNTIGANDVLFDDIFFSKFFGLNFLETLTQQMKLFIDLGSPSVIETNLTERDGVLRLEDIFRQSAKLNIEKMEKVNKAKNAILHLAQKRGTPILSSTPFDWEELHFAYSL
- a CDS encoding type II toxin-antitoxin system RelE family toxin; amino-acid sequence: MYKVDFTLVDKDLSRLPKYIRDKAYEWAGSVEYAGLEEMRKKPGLHDEPLKGRLAGLRSVRLNRAYRLIYKLEKEAIIHVIVIEVNKHEY
- a CDS encoding response regulator transcription factor: MLNILIVEDEENLGITLSEYLKGLGHGCFWAKDAKTARELFASQKPGVILMDIGLPDGNGLDLAREFRKIRKDFVLLFLSALNDPETKVEGLEIGADDYITKPFALKELILRLNRILSSQSEISKLPEEINHGPLKIWFKRYEVQDAQGDILSLSQKECAILELLYTKKNEAVDREEIIEKIWGEDKFPSNRTVDNYIVKLRKWCETDSKKSLEIQSIRSIGYKLIVQ
- the hemL gene encoding glutamate-1-semialdehyde 2,1-aminomutase, translating into MSNIQTDLFTKSKTLVPGGVHSPVRSFKGLTSTPRFFKRAEGAYIYDVEDKSYVDFCMSFGPMILGHRNPIVEKALQEGLTRGWSYGACEPYSLELAEYLISRLPHVEQLRFVNSGTEAVMTALRLARGVTGRNKIIKFNGCYHGHVDSMLIKAGSGLAGEAEASSAGVPEGVAHDTLILELGDIAGLKQCFIDHKDQIAAIIIEPLPANNGLMVQPKEFLQFLRDITTANKSLLIFDEVISGFRVAFGGMAEVTGIKPDIVTLGKIIGGGLPVGAIGASKFIMEHLAPIGKVYQAGTLSANPLAMVGGLSTLKQMTPEAYKKIEEQTKKITTLLTNWMKSYNNGEFAMFQVTTYSSLFWIVPKDNVTKISDIPANLTENFNKLFEVMLERGIYLAPNAYEVGFVSLAHDDSVVADLAKRLDFKL
- a CDS encoding uroporphyrinogen decarboxylase family protein, with translation MGLFNDRLKTADNKTQVPVWFMRQAGRYHSHYQNIKKDSDFMTMCKDPKLACEITMGPINDFNFDAAILFSDLLFPLEQMGLGLTYNPGPILKFKLESIADLKNCKLLAEPRNYFNFQKEATVLLRAALPQTKSLLGFVGAPWTLYTYAVEGSHAGNLTSSKKGFYDGRWQGFCELLFTNLIEEMSLQAEGGADAVCLFDTAVGELTLPDFKEFILPVLRKVTAEFKKRHPTKKVVYYSKLTHLDYLQSIEDKNIDVLGIDWRMSLPTALKTLGNDYMIQGNFDPSYLHYEWPLVEQKLAQFWEPLKDLKNLDRWICGLGHGVLQQTPEENVKKTVEYIHKNFVY
- a CDS encoding cation diffusion facilitator family transporter — encoded protein: MSESCSHDHGVGHHDHNHTIEYDPKNTAFKRVLWISLILNFGMFFVELIYGVLSGSLSLRADAIDFLGDGTNYFVTLFILNSAIQTKAKVSLAKAFFMIGFGAWILVEATMRFFSHQVPESSIMSWVGFAALLVNAFCVLLLYKFKDGDSNMQSIWLCSRNDAIGNVAVIGAAGMVYWLGTQWPDLVVAIFMAGLAVHSGFQIIRSARNELTHGHHTGKPKLKEHKHGASCNHDH
- the hemC gene encoding hydroxymethylbilane synthase, whose translation is MPTHYKIGTRGSLLALTQCGQVKDQLEKITGDTFELVTIKTQGDIQTSQPLWQMEGNNFFTKELDEALLKGEVDLVVHSYKDLGSIRPEGITLAAVTKRTFAHDILLIKNETIPTIKNRTEFIVGTSSPRRVVNLEKNLAEFLPKGKNAVVKTKMLRGNINTRIQKLRDGEYDAITLALPGIERLALTPSSLEELKRLLDGINFMILPQSVFTSSASQGALAIETKSERSDGGELHRKLALMIDQKTKEEVARERKAFNEYGGGCHLAVGINVRKLESAKGEFFLHNHHGNLDGVEISFIELEGRNLPAFFTAPKVFNGHPTNDELISKKNIQVTLDQGLNLYITSKYCLDAISGSNPGSVWAAGTKTMKDLAALGYWVNATADAIGDEEVQNLRASHAVSLMVDTKAPLIVLSNDEAKSTLTDAEVIACYKREINETVSEEFKSEILKTEVFYWTSFFQYEAYVNRFPEIKSKFHACGIGKTYDLFKSNGIEVFPMAGMEEFKSWTQS
- the rnk gene encoding nucleoside diphosphate kinase regulator, with product MYDDVILLTERDYLRIRHILSTQNSDDFENLEIEIERAKIIEEKEIPSDLVRMNTTVRFMTLQDEKEMKLTLVFPEDANFSEGKISILAPLGSALIGLRVNQEINWMFPDGKTKTIKILEVL
- a CDS encoding helix-turn-helix domain-containing protein — translated: MNTKSTTRFGIKNFEAKFGKLTIARMLEAHRLADEISLKDMAKKLGMSPSSLCDLEKGRRIPTPKRAAALAKKLGVSEKFWIQTSLQDQLDKQGFDLKVSVA
- a CDS encoding YbhB/YbcL family Raf kinase inhibitor-like protein; the encoded protein is MSLKAWSSSLTPGRAVPENYIFNGMGCSGKNISPPIEWKDAPADTRSFAVTVFDPDAPQAGGWWHWAVVNIPPEVHLLPEGASTNDALPEGAVEVETDFGIKHYGGPCPPKGDRPHHYIFTVYALKNRQVPVTPHSTPASIKKLLEQDYLDKASFTVEYGRK
- a CDS encoding sensor histidine kinase yields the protein MIKKNPFNNSSKMLFTLSLLWAGVLLLIGAWWVYVMINFESFLGHADRPRITKMLAWEGGSFLVLLMLLSFSLLILYLKDQGKTKSLQAFFASLTHELKTPLASIRLQGEVINEILESKNDPTLDKLIGRLIDDTAKLETQMDKILQLSRIERGGELNLTSLSLVPFIKKLAKTWVPDHEVEIIANDTLGSIEVDEFALQLIMKNLLENTRIHTTSKKIQIKITEDKKVLKFSYFDHGEFKGELEKLGTIFYKHNSTKGSGIGLYLSQKLLEKMDGDLTVTPRAGGLQFDLTFKRSEEINA